Proteins from a genomic interval of Acinonyx jubatus isolate Ajub_Pintada_27869175 chromosome B4, VMU_Ajub_asm_v1.0, whole genome shotgun sequence:
- the AICDA gene encoding single-stranded DNA cytosine deaminase — translation MCGANALPDRVSEAAGLEASLPWPKTKKDTLESTMDSLLMKQRKFLYHFKNVRWAKGRHETYLCYVVKRRDSATSFSLDFGHLRNKNGCHVELLFLRYISDWDLDPGRCYRVTWFTSWSPCYDCARHVADFLRGYPNLSLRIFTARLYFCEDRKAEPEGLRRLHRAGVQIAIMTFKDYFYCWNTFVENREKTFKAWEGLHENSVRLSRQLRRILLPLYEVDDLRDAFRTLGL, via the exons ATGTGTGGGGCCAATGCACTGCCAGACAGAGTCAGTGAGGCAGCAGGACTTGAGGCAAGCCTTCCTTGGCCTAAGACTAAGAAAGACACCCTGGAATCCACAATGGACAG CCTCCTGATGAAGCAGAGGAAGTTTCTCTACCATTTCAAGAATGTCCGCTGGGCTAAGGGTCGCCATGAGACCTACTTGTGCTACGTGGTGAAGCGGCGGGACAGTGCCACCTCCTTTTCATTGGACTTCGGTCACCTTCGAAACAAG AACGGCTGCCACGTGGAACTGCTCTTCCTCCGCTACATCTCCGACTGGGACCTGGACCCTGGCCGCTGCTACCGCGTCACCTGGTTCACCTCCTGGAGCCCCTGCTACGACTGCGCCCGGCACGTGGCCGACTTTCTGAGGGGGTACCCCAACCTCAGTCTGAGGATCTTCACCGCGCGCCTCTACTTCTGCGAGGACCGCAAGGCCGAGCCCGAGGGGCTGCGGCGCCTGCACCGCGCGGGCGTCCAAATCGCCATCATGACCTTCAAAG attatttttattgctggaaTACTTTTGTGGAAAATCGTGAAAAAACCTTCAAAGCCTGGGAGGGGTTGCACGAAAATTCAGTTCGTCTATCCAGACAGCTTCGACGCATTCTTTTG cCCCTGTATGAGGTTGATGACTTGAGAGATGCATTTCGTACTTTGGGACTTTGA